The DNA window TTCTGTATTCCGGGAGATCTGAGAGAGGAGCTGCAAGTCCTTGGTAACAACAGCGTCTGATGGATCCGACAGCGTCTTCAATAGCGCCGGGAATGTACCGTCGTTAAAAGCAAGTACCTTTCGAGGAGCTTTCCTGTGCAACATAATAAGCCACGTCAGGGCTGCCACCCGGGTAGCTTCGTGATCATTGAGGAAGAGAAGTGTCAGAGAGTTAACAGCTGCGGCGTAGTCCAGATCAGCTTGTGTTTGAGTAATGTTGATTTCAGCCGGCGTCGATATTGAGCGACCTTGAGCAGGCGTAGGACTACGGAGGTCCAAGTCTCTGGAACTCGACAGAGATGCCCGATTACTGTTCACACCATCAGCTCCCTTCTCCCCAGGGACTGGTAGTCGAGAAGTCGAAAAGTTTTGAGGCGGTTGTGCGGCAGGCGGCTGAGTCAATTCGGAGTCATCAGATAGGGAAACAACATAGTCCATTAGACACGTGTTGACTCGAGTCGCTGCTTGGTGGATAGTCTCCTTGGTACTGGCCATAGCTGGAAGCATATGAGCAAGAATCTTGGGAGTGAAAGGaagaacttcttcgggacagATATCGAGGAATTCTACAACCCATCGCAAAGACTCAAGGAGACAGTCCTCCTCTGATGAATGTTAGTCATGTTAAAAACAGATTATAGAGCGACGAACCTAGTGGTGAATCTAGCGTTGCAGTCAGAATTTGGAGGATTTCTTTGTAGTTAATCTCGACATCCTGACCAGGAATCCAGTCTTCCCCACTgctgtcgtcgtcatcgtcgagcGCAGCGTCGGAGTCAAGCTCATCCCCTTCTTCAAAGTCTGGATTTATAGATTCACTGTCAACAGAATCTTGGCGTTTTCGCTTGGCACCTTCTTTGGATCGTTTGCTTTCCAATATTCCCTTTTTGATGCGAGCGATGCGTTTGATCTCATTGAGAAATTTGTCCAGGCAATTCTGCGTAGCGACCCGTACATCTGAATTCTGGTCCGACAGAAATTTAAGAAGCCCCCCAAGAAAGTCTGGCAAATATGTGACCAGCTCCAAGTCCGGTATTGAGTCAAGCAAGGTAATCCAGCCGACAAGAAACTGGCGAGTAAAGGGGTTGATAACCCATATGCGCTCTTTCAGCAATGGAATAAATCGAGGTAGAGAGAAAGCTGTAGGTAAGTGTGAATTCTCTCCGAACGAGACCTTGTCGTCACCATCGAAATCTGGCGGCGCCTCGAGGATGGACACATAGGAAGCGGCAGACTCGGACACGATATCTTTAACGAGGCGATCTAGCAGCTCCGCTCCATTCTTGACTGACAACTCTGAATCCGCGCCAAGCTAAAGAGGTCAAACAGTTAGTAACCGCTGCCTTATTTAGCATTCCAAAACCATGGTTGAAGCATACCTTGCAAAGCTGATCGAAGATGCTATTAAAATACACCAAGATCTCTCCTTTCGCAACCTTTGCTATGTTATACATGGCCTCACAAGCATAATATCTAACCCTAGCATCTTGATCGGTGAAGCATGCCAGGACAGGCGGGACGATTTTGGCAAGATACCTAGGCAGTTCCTAACAGAAATATCAGAAATGATTTGATGAGGGACATACGTCGCCACGAATCTATTTAGATAGGCTTCTCTTCTCGTATGCCTTTGTATGGACGAGTTCCCGAAAAGCGAAACTTACTGGACCTAGAGCAATAGCGGCGGCAGCCAGACCTATTAAACCACCATTTCTTGCATGAGGTTGGTGCACAGCGTAGGCGTACTCATTACATAGCTGCTCGAGGATGTCGTGAACGCGTTGATAGTCCTTAACACTAACGAGATCTCGGATCACACGTTCAAGCCTATGAAGTCAATGTCAATAGCTGAAGCGCCAAGAAGAAAGGTGCAATGCAGTAAGTCATCGGCCTGAGGGGCGACGTCGGCCGGGCTTCAGGTATATTAACATATGACATATGAGAAGTGAAACGTACTCAAGAGCCCCAATCTTGCGTTTGTCGTAGAGCTTATCGTTGAGGGCCCGCTGGATGTTGGCATCCATAGCTGCGGCTCATTCACATCGTCCGCCGGACGCGACGAGGTAAGCTCTGGACGGTGGTGCTCGGGATGTAGACTACCTAACCTAGTTGCCCAGCAATAGCAGCCTGAATAGAGGTAAATGCACCAAGAGATGTGCGATGAGAAGGAAgggttaggtaggtaggtagtttgAATgccgtcgtcgtcgtcgtgggAATTAGGTTCCAAGTGGTCGTGGTTGGTTCGTTTGAGATGGAGCAGGGGATCTGACTAGCACGCACTGTACGGTAACTTGAGCAGGGAAGGAGGAAAGCGACCAACCCCCCCACTAATGCCCCACGAGTGAGTAACTCCCACCTCCATGACCTTGTACTCCGTGCTTGTGATCTGACGTACGAAAGCGTCCAAGGTCAGtcaggttagtaggtactaactTAGAGAGAGCTGCCTTTTTAAAAACTTTTGTACTTTATTACAAAACATGTGCTTTGTTTTATTCACAAAGGCTGTATGCAGTAGGATCGAGAAGTAGATGATATCAAGACGGTCTTGTGCTTTGTCTTGATTTGGTAATCTTGGTTCGCGTCGCATTCTCATAGACCGAAGCACTCTACGGATAGGCTTGTGTTAAACCCTGTTCTGTCACCATTTCCGCCCTCAAAAAAACAATGCCATTTCGAGAACATGCACTGATGAAATGTCCTTCTCGTAATCTGTGCACGCCCACGAATAAAGAGCTTTCATACCCTTGGCCCCTCATCATACCTCGTGCGACCTATCGCCGTCACCCAACTGCCACCGCTAGCCCATGTGATAGGCGGCAAGTCCGGTTCACGCGCTCAGTGTTAGGCTTCAGCGAAGGTAGGTCACATCCGTCCATCAATCTTCAGAAGCAAAACACTGGCATAATCACCAAGTAACTATGTGGCCAGGCTCACTACGATCCTGGAAACAACGCTTGTCAGACTGCAAGACTACCTCTACAAGGGGCTATCGAAAAACTCCACCTCAGGTCAGCCAAAAccataaaaattaataacgTAGATATAGCAGCTTGACTTGAATCGCATAACTGGCTCACTAGACTCGCTTCCTGTACCCTTGATAACCATGTTTTTGATATCTTAACGGTCTAATCAGTGTTGATATTCTTAACCAGCCTACTAAAGTCCCAATAGACAAGGTTGACTCCAAAGCGCTGTTTGCACAAGCACGATTGCTGAACCTGGAATTCCAGATGGCCCAGCAAGAAACCCGATGCCCGTCGGTCATACTGTAAATCGTACAAGCAAGGCACATCTCACACTCAAGTCTCACGACTCCGGACTTTATAAGTTTCGAGGCTACGACCTGCACATGGATTGTCTCGTATAATCAAAGCTTTCTTCCAAGCTAGGCTACAATCACGCTTTACGGTAGACATGCACCTCAACATCTGAGACCGAATCACCATCACTGACCGGCATGGTAGTACGAAACTATTCATTGACTCGTCAATCTATCTAGAATCGGTAGGCCATCGACTTGTTCTATCCAGGACATTTGAGGACATCGCAGGCGTGGAAGAGTCCAGGTATATTCAACAGTGGAAAGGCGGGTTTACCATGTTGTATCTAGTGGCGAGAAAGATCGCCATTCTGGATTGATTGCTGGCATTTGGCAAGAATGGCCGCTTGCCGGGAAACCTCGGCTAGTCTTCCAATCACTTGCTGGTTACCGTTGGCGAACCCGTAAAGAGCGTAAGGGATGTTGACTTCGTTACAAAAGTCCTGAACGAGTTTCTGTGTGGCACGCAGGTTATGACGAGGCACACGGGGAAAGAGATGGTGAATGACTTGGAACTGCAGGCCACCATGGAAGAAATCAAGCCACTCAGGGCAATCGATGTCCATGGTCGTTCGAAGCTGTCTCTGAGGAAAGGACTCCTGGGGCCCCAACTCAACAGTGCTCATCGCGAAGTGAGACAGCACAATCTGAACATGCAGGGGTGACGCAGTAATATTGCTTATCATGACAAAGTAGAACCGAGTCCAGTTGTCTGGAAGCATGTTGTAGACGAGGCCATAACCGAACCACGTCCAAAAGAAGACCTGTCCGGTGATTTCAAGCCACCAAATAGCCAGCGCAGGGCCCTTCTTGGGACCTCGACCCATGAGAAGAAAGTCCCAAGATAGCCGGTAGAGGTTGAAACGGGCAAGAGAAAGCAGGGGATAGTAGGTCCAGGCCTGAATTCTTAGAAGCAACTTAGCCACAGCGTCATAAGACATTACTCGTTCGTAGTATGTCGACCTCAGGCTGCCGAGCAGACGGTGGGAAACGGCAAAAAGAGGCATGTGCTCAATATCAGGGTCATGTTCCGGGGCGTTAGTAACAACGTGGTGCACGTTGTGATTCCGCTTCCACCAACCTATTGACAGGCCTCCTATGAAGTCGGCGATAAGAGCTCCAATGCAAGAGTCGATGAGGTAGTTATGGGTTATACCCATATGGCCAGCATCATGAACAGTGAATGACAGTTGATGCCAAAGGGCGCCCAATAGGAAAGCGCTGACGGCATACCACTCATAGTGTAGACAGACCGCTGAGCTGATAGCCAATGCGATGTAGCGAAGGAATTCAATTCCATAAGCTTTGTAGTTACAGTCGTAATGTCCAGAATCGTAAACTTTTTGGTGAAGCTCGCGGTATTTGGCAGCGATTCTAGCTTGTGTATCTTTGTCAGGAGGAGGGTATTTGTCAAGATCGAGGCTGATATGTTGACGAGTGATTGTATCCAGGTACGACATGCCGTCCATCTCAGGCTCATCCAAACTGGAGGCAGATGATACCGAAGGTGCTCGTGCCCCGCCCTTTTTCTTGTTATCCCCCTTTCTCTGCCGAATGTCTTCTGCACCTTCCTCGTCGAATACCGGGGATGGAACACGAGTCGATGGCACACTTGAGTCTTGATCCTTGCTGGAATTGCCCTCTAAATTGGCTCGTTCGATCTCTTCCCGCGTACGATAGTCGCCGCCTTGGATAGGGGGTAGCAAGTTCTCCCAAGTACCTTCGACTCGACCTATGCGATAGCGCAGTACGTGCTGTCGAGTTTCGTAACTGTGAAGGCTGCATAAGCACCGTTAGTATTGTCCACGTGTTCATTTGTTTGCTTAAGCCAACTTACGCATCAATTTCGTCCGAGGCGTCTTTACCAACGAGGTGAAGCATGGCCTTATCGCCACCTGGATGGTATGGCATCCAGGCATCCATCTTGATTACTTGGTTGTGAAAGACAGTGATATGCTTGCCTTCGGCAATCAGAGCCTCTACATCATCTCGAGACATGAGCTTTGGTGTTTTTTCCGGCGCGCTGCCAGCCGTGGGCGGCAGGCCCGTAACAACAGAGATACGCGCCATAGCGATGGTTCAATgccagaagaagagaaaactgACAAACAGTCAACAGACAAAAAAAGATTGTGTTGGGACTGCACAGCAAAGTTGTCCAGGGTTAGGGAGGCTCAGCAAAGGAGAAAGGATCGGTAAAGATTAGAAAGATCTAGTTGGAGGGTTGAGTAGATGAGATAGTAAAGAATCAAGGGCGAATCAAACCCAATTCAATTCACCGCATCTTATAAAGGGTCATTGAAAGGACTGTATGCTGCTTTATCAGACCAACAGTGGTGGAGTTAGGGAATCGGGAATGCAGCTGGTGGCATGGATGTATGGATATTTCTATGGAACTTCAAAAATGTGGCTCGATCTTCTACCACAATGACGGGGCGCTAGGGGGAAGCGCGGGTCCGGTACTCGGGGCTTTGATCTACCCCGCCACTACTTAGTACCTAACGTTAGGTACTCTGGTACTgagtagtaggtaggtacctaagtTACTGGTATTTGCATAGGATCTATCTTGGAGGTGAAACTGAGTTAGACAAACAAAAAGAGCCCTGGTCGGAAATGAACTGATGTTGAGAACCCACGCTCAAGGACTGCTGAAAGAACCTGGCAGACCCTACATTGACTTGCGAGTTAGCATGCTCGTATGTGAGGTGAACAGAAAAAATAATCGGCTTTCGAATTCGTATTCGAACTCCTTGCTGCCAGAAGGTCTCCCGGATTGAAGTAACTTTAACTCTACCTTTGACAGTTCTCACCATGACAACCGCATAAGCTTGTTCCCTTTCCGAGGTTCGTTCATGCAGAGTATCATCCCAGATTTTATGAACAGAAGTAGTTACAATTCTATCGTTGTTTGCTCTTCACCCATTTAAGACTCAACCAACAACATTCGGGCGCACGCCACGCATCTTGCCGTGTAGTTTCCATTCATCATGCTTGAAGACAGAAATAATTACTAGTTTACACTACCCAGAGTCCGAGACGCCCCGGGCTCTATCCCGTTCGCACTATCCTTGCGAGGCCTCTTGGTGACCCTGTGTGATATTTTAGGTATGTCCTTAGCGACTAGAGACACTCTTTTCAAGTCGATGTAGTAAAGAGTGTCTGCTCCTGATCGCAAGAAGCACAGAAGAGACCTACTGCTGCCGAACCGACACATTTGAAGCGGTTGGCGCGCAGCAACCTATCCAACTAATCTCGACCGCTCAAGCATTGCTTAGTAGTGAATGGCCTTGGCGTGAGTGGCCATGGCAGCCTCCTTGAAAGCCTCGGCGAGTGTGGGGTGGGCGTGGCAAGTTCGGGCAATGTCCTCGCTAGAAGCACCGTATTCGAGGGCCAGAGTGCCCTCAGCAATCATCTCACCGGCGTTGGGGCCGATGATGTGGACTCCGAGAATACGGTCGGTCTCGGGATCAGcaagcatcttgaccatacCCTCAGTGTCGAGATTGGTCTTGGCTCGGGAGTTGGCGGCGAAAGGGAAGCTTCCTACTCGGTAGGGGATGTTCTGGTTCTTGAGGTCCTGCTCGCTCTGACCAACCCAAGCAACCTCGGGGTGAGTATACATGACTGAGGGAATGGCGCCATAGTTGACGTGGCCGTATCCCTTCTTGATGTactcaacaacagcaacggcctcctcctcagccttgTGAGCAAGCATAGGACCAAAGGTGCAGTCGCCAACACATCGGATGTGGGGGATCTTGGTTCGGTACTCGGAGTCGATCACGACACGGCCACGGTCGTCAGCCTCGAGGCCAATGTTCTCGAGGCCAAGGCCAGCGGTGTAGGGTCGTCGACCAATAGCAACGAGGACAACATCAGACTCGATCTGTAAATTTGTTAGTGCCAGTTGCACAGGTCAGAGTATCATACACATACAGACTCGGACTTGCCACCCTTAGCGGAGTCAATCTCGAGCTTGACCTTGTCGCCAGACTTGTCACCGCTAACAACCTTGGTGTTGAGCTTGAACTCGAGACCCTGCTTCTTGAGGATCTTTTGAGTGTTCTTGGCGATCTCAGAGTCCATGCCGGGGCCACCAATTTGGCCGAGGAACTCAACAATAGTGACCTTGGATCCGAGTCGCGACCAGACGGAGGCCATCTCGAGACCGATAATACCACCACCAATGACGGTCATGGTCTTGGGGACCTCCTCAAGGGCAATAGCACCAGTGCTGGTAATGACGCGCTTCTCGTCAATCTCAAGACCAGGGAAAGGAGTAGCCTCAGATCCAGTAGCAATCAGAATGTTCTTACCACGAACACTAGTCTCACCGCCCTCGTTGAGATCAACCTTGACCTCGTGCTCGTTGACGAAAGAGCCAGCACCCTTGATGTACTCAACTCcattcttcttgaagagGTACTCAATACCCTTGGTAAGACCAGAGACGGAagtctccttggccttcatgAAGTTGGCCAAGTTAAGCTTGACATCGCCAACCTCGATACCGCGGTGCTTGGTGTCGTGGAGAATCTGGTGGTAAAGATGCGAGTTGTTGAGAAGGGACTTTGAAGGAATGCAACCGACGTTTAAGCAAGTACCGCCGAGAGAGCCACGCTTCTCAATGCAAGTGACCTATTCGTGAAAGATCTTGTCAGAAAACTGCACATGAAGCCAATTTCCGGAATTACTGATTTTGGGGTAGTGAAACAAACCTTCATGCCCTCTTGTCCAGCCTTGATAGCGGCAACGTAGCCAGCAACGCCACCACCGATGACAACGAGATCTTTCTCCTCTATATATCGAATTTCGAGTCAGCGGGTTGTACGGGGTTGTACTCCGATGAGCTCGGGGGCAACATACCAGCTGCAGAGGCATATCCGCGGCTCCATCGCGACAGCGAAGGGGAAGCGACGACGCTGGGGAGCCTAGGAAATAAGAAAATGAAGTGTTAGTTGACGAGCCATTTTTTTTCGTTAATGACGGACTGGCTGGATCCAACCGAATCGGACTGAGTGTAAAGCAATTCTCCAGATCAACCGTCGCAAAGCGCATAGCAATAAACTTACGTAGACCTCTGGAAGGCAGGACGAGCAATAGCTCGTGATATTAAGCGACTGGAAAGCATGATGGGGGGTTGTGTGGAAGTGCAATTGGGGACACACAGATTGTGGAGTGGAAGGGGGAGGACGAGGTAGAAAAAGTCGACGAGAGGCAAGggtgaggttgaggttgaggcgTTACGTTACCGCAACAAAGCTCGCCCGTCTCAAGACTAAAATAACCTAGAGCACAGGGCAATTATCCAGTAGACTGCAGTCTACAGCAGAAGCATCCATTCGGACAGGGCCTCTCGGCAAAGACTCACCCGCCTGCCCCATACTACATAACCCGGGTTCATCAGGTAATGTTTTTCCTGAGGGTCACCCGATACCTTGACACGATTGGCTTTCTTTTTGGTGAGGGAGCCACACGCGTAGCGTCCTGGGTGACCTTCACCTGTAGCGCGTGCCTTGTAGGAAGGAGTTTTGCTAGGCATCGTTAGAAAACCGCCCCTTAGTTCTGGCGTACCAAAATAAATGGCCTAAACTCGTAGCCTAGATAGCATAAAGTGATCTACTTATTTCGTCTTCTCTGTTCCAAGCCGCCAAGTATCTTGATACCCTGAGACCCTCCTGGAAATATATCTCCGGATAACAAACAGCACTCTTACCATCTTCTAGAACCACGGTTCATGCTAGTTCATGCCTGCAGTTCGGGCACATCGTCCCAACCAACCTTGGAACACTCCCCAATGTCGCGCCGTCCGTATTAAACACCTCCGAGATCCCGGCGTGTCCCGTTCCTACCCGTCTCGGACTTCAATTGCCTACGAGATGCCGACGTCACGGAAGATAAGACCTGATCACGGAGCAAATGACCGACTCGCCGGGATGTTTGACAACACAAAACATTTAGTCGTCTTGAGTTGGGACAGAGGCTATTAGAAAGACGCAATAGCATTATTGCCCCCGGGTATTTCTATGACCAGTTGTCTATTCACCAAGCATATCTCTATGGCCTGCTTTAAATTCCTGTCCTAGATCTCTATGGCTGCAGGCCGTACAAGAATCTGCGCCTTCTCGCAAACGCCCTCCAGCTTCTTTAATTCTTTAGCACTGATCAACTTCGTCTTCCGGATCTTCTTGCGCAACATCCAATGGATTCCGGCAGCCAAGCCTGGCAACTCTCGCGCTGGACCAAATATCTTCTCCAGCCTAATGTTCTCCTCGGAACTTTTGTTCTTGGTACGACACTCCTTAAGAAGTGCAATGATGAATAATTGCACAAACATTGACGCCCAGTGGTTTGCCTCGGGTAGTTCCAGGGGTTTGAGGATGGCGATGGTTAATGTGCTATCAGCAACAAGGGCCGCATAGAATTTGGCCACGTTGGTGATCCGCCTCTCATCTTTCATACGTTCAGCGTCGGCTgtctcatcttcttcagggGCTTCTCCAAACATGGATTCTCCAAGACTCCTGAAAATCTTCCACAGCCGATCCTGAATGGCGAATCTGATTCTGCTGTTAAGCAGGCATGCCTTTCCTCCTACAAGAGCATAGTAGGGATTGTACTGCATTTCGCTACCTGCACACTGAACTAACACAGTTGCTAGAGCCAGTTGATCATCCTTCTTGAGTTTCAGGTTGATGAATTGCCTATAGGCGTGTTCGAAATTTGATGCGGTCATCAAGGCTGTGAAGATGGCAATCTGTGCTGTTCCGTTCAGACCTTGGGCTCGAGCCTTTTTAGGGTAATCGGGTAACACGATATCCATGTCTTCGTGATCGCTTATCTCGGTATCGGATGCACGCCCTTTCTTACTCTTGTCCATCAAGGTGTTTGGCACACTGGCACTTGGTAACCACCACTGGCCCCGTGTTTCGGCCTCCTCAATATCTATCAAGCCCACGGCCAAAGGGGAGAGGCCATTGAGTCGGCGCGCTTGAGACTTGAGTTCAACAAGTCGTTTCTTCATACGCTGCACATGCTCTGAGACAACTGTAAAGTCCAGACCCCGAGCCTTGCGCTTGCCCTTTGTAAGATCCGTGATCGTCTCAACCATGAATTTCGTGCGAGCAGAGACGTTATTAAACCCCACCTTTGAAACAGATTGGTTAAGTACGCCCGAAACGTGCTTTAGTGTTCGCTCGTCATCTTGTTTCAGTATTCGACCAGCCATACGGCAAATGCGCAGAAGAAGTTCTACGTTGATCTCATTGAGATCGCTCAGAAGCCTTTCCATGTAGTCGAATATGATTTTGCAGGTAACAACTTCAAACACGTAAAGCTGCGTGAGCAGTGTCAGGATATTCGACGCCTCCTTTTGGATGGCTGACTCGGCGTTGAGTTCCTTGCTGGCTTGCTCATAATGACTTCCAAAGTTTTCCACGATGCGGCGAACTAGGACCGAACCAAAACTCGATCCAACTAGTCTGTATGTAGCAGCCGCAAAGCCACCGGTAAGTACAAAGAATTGATCCGGCAAGGTTTCAGGCTTGCAAATCTGAGCCATGATCGCGTCCGTAATGGCGTCTGACACATCACCACGAGCGTTGTTTTGATAGAGTTCTTCGATAGACTTGACAATAGACAGGATATTTGCATCTGTGAGACGATTGATTAAACCCTGTACTTGTTTCCGTAGTCGACTTATGCGTTCCGCTTCTGAGCCTGCAGTCTTTCGTAACGAGGGGGGAACATATTTCGCAACCGGAACTCCAGCAGTAGGCGCCACATAAGGATTTTCTCTTTGCCGTGGTTCGGCGGGCTTGCTGCTTGCAGCACCATCGTCGCCGTCGTCGTCAAAACCATCGAATGATTTGTCATTGAAGTCGCTAACATCATCCTCATTCTCATCCACTGAGTCCAGatcgtcatcttcctctgCGGACCCTTCACCCAGGTCCGAGCCGTCCTCCTTACGGCTCTTGGACCGGATTTGAGTTTCAGTTGTCTTCCTTCGTTTCGATGCCAGCCAGTCATCATATTCGCTCTTTCTCTTGGTATTCTCGTTGTCGTTGTCACTCGACGCCTCTTCACCACTAAGGTCGCCCATAAGGTCGCCCAAGCCGTCCTCCTTGAAAGATTGGGGCAGTGATTTCCGCCCCTTCTTGATGCCTAGTTTCCGCTCAAAAGCCTCGATCTCGGCATCATCTTGGGCGAGTTTTTCCTGTACAGCCTTTGAAACGCCCTTGTTGGTGCTTGTAGGTGGTGATGCCATTTCTATATCgccttcgtcttcgtcttcgtcctcATTCTCATCCATGAGGTCATTcagatcatcatcatcatcatcatcatcatcatctaaGGACATGCCTCCAGTGTgatcgtcctcgtcctcttcatcttcgctGATTTTCTTAGAAGGCCTTGGCTGAGGCTTCTTAACTGGCGGGTTTCTTTGCGGGCCACTCAATTTCCTTTGGGCATGGTTTGTTGGCTGTGATCGCTCGTGGGCTGACCTTGCGTATGTATGAGACTTCTTCTGCACTCGCTGTGCCTTTCGCTGCTCTTTTCGTGTGAGTTGACCGGGCTTAGGTCGCCCGTTTTTTGAAGGTTTGTATTCTGGAACATCCAATCCCATCCGCTTGAAAAGCTTCTGCTGAAGCTCTGGAGCGGATGTCATCTTTCTGGGGGATATGGCAGAGAAAAGGCGCTCCTGATGCGCCCAGAGTAAAATATGTATGTCAAAACTGGAATTTTAAGTAGCGATCTGGTAAATGTTTGACAACGGTTAGCCCTATTTGGGCAGGCGGTTAGCAGAATGCTTTGCGTTTCTGGTGATATTCTTGCGACAATGTGTCGCAAACAGAAGAATGAggtcttattaaaaataataaaaaaacttTGAAGAACTCTTCAGTTTGACTTTTAAAAACTCTCCTTCTGTTGCTATTAGCGAAAAGAAGGTGATAAAAAAAAGTTCAAGGTATTATAATTTGACCGGCAGAAACCATGATTGGTAGACTCAATTAGGCGGTCGCATAAAACCCTGACCGCCTGTCATATCGGGATTAGTTCATGCTTTAGCAGCCACAATTTGCTACGCCACACTGAAACCCCCAATGTTGGCTGCTCAACTCGTTCCCGCCTGACACTCATTCATCTCTTAACAAACACATTAACTCATTGGCTCCAGCTCACATCTCGGAATCAATATGGCGGACTCACATATGAGCCATGACGAGGTATGCAATCCCTCCACTTGTATTTGTGAAAAAAGTACTCGCCCTTGCAAAGAATACATTCCTGACGTGATGATAGTTCTTCGCCAAGCTGGGTGAGCTCTTCAGTTATCGCAAGGGTAGCGACCATGGCTCCATCTACCTGAGCCAAAAACGACGTACGTGGAGGTTTCTGGGTACTGAATATCCCTACTAAATGCGTTTCAGTTGTCTATGGTCAAGATATTCCCAAGCCCTCAGAAGAAGAACCATCGCCAGATATCAATCCTGGCAAACCTTTACCCCTCATCGTCAAGGCAACAAACGGCAAGGGTAAGAGAGACCGTTCTAAAAAAGTCAAACTGTCTACAGTTGTGAACCCCGAAGATTTGGAGGCATTTTACGTGCGGTATGCCGATGTGTGCAAGGCAGGTATGACAGCCCTGAAGCCAAGAGACaggagcaagaagaaggcgaaagccaagaaaaagaaggctACAGCATGATTTAAGCCCAAAGTTCGGGGCGAGGGTTGAGAGATTGAGGTTATGTGATCAATTAATGAATTATTATCCTACCTACTGGGTACCAGAAAAGTCAACCCCTAGGAAGCATGAAAGAATAAATAACCTAAGAGTACCTATGGCCCAAACAGCGCAACTCGACCTACTAATCTCATCCACTCCTGCTTCAATCAACCTTTCCGATACTCTAAGGTCTGCACAATCTCCCATCTAATCATGAAACCAACGACTATTAATTTCCGATACCGAAAAAAATGGCAAGCAGAGGGAAGCGGACACCAGTTTAAGTTCTATGAAAACATGGGCTTATCGCGGTGTGTGAAGTGCGGAGGAGGGGCTCAAGCCTCTAGCAGACTCTGCCAGTGTTGAGCTGTCCTCGGAAAGCGCCAGGGACAGCAAGGCTGGAGTGGGAGTCGGCGAAGAACTTCGCGGGGTTCTTTTCGATCTCGGCGACGGTGAAGCCAACGCCGCTGTCCTCTCCGTCCACCATAACGCCGGTGCGGAAGGGGCCCTGAAGGCAGCCGACAGCGTTGCGGCTCTT is part of the Fusarium poae strain DAOMC 252244 chromosome 4, whole genome shotgun sequence genome and encodes:
- a CDS encoding hypothetical protein (TransMembrane:3 (o441-460i749-769o775-791i)), with translation MTSAPELQQKLFKRMGLDVPEYKPSKNGRPKPGQLTRKEQRKAQRVQKKSHTYARSAHERSQPTNHAQRKLSGPQRNPPVKKPQPRPSKKISEDEEDEDDHTGGMSLDDDDDDDDDDLNDLMDENEDEDEDEGDIEMASPPTSTNKGVSKAVQEKLAQDDAEIEAFERKLGIKKGRKSLPQSFKEDGLGDLMGDLSGEEASSDNDNENTKRKSEYDDWLASKRRKTTETQIRSKSRKEDGSDLGEGSAEEDDDLDSVDENEDDVSDFNDKSFDGFDDDGDDGAASSKPAEPRQRENPYVAPTAGVPVAKYVPPSLRKTAGSEAERISRLRKQVQGLINRLTDANILSIVKSIEELYQNNARGDVSDAITDAIMAQICKPETLPDQFFVLTGGFAAATYRLVGSSFGSVLVRRIVENFGSHYEQASKELNAESAIQKEASNILTLLTQLYVFEVVTCKIIFDYMERLLSDLNEINVELLLRICRMAGRILKQDDERTLKHVSGVLNQSVSKVGFNNVSARTKFMVETITDLTKGKRKARGLDFTVVSEHVQRMKKRLVELKSQARRLNGLSPLAVGLIDIEEAETRGQWWLPSASVPNTLMDKSKKGRASDTEISDHEDMDIVLPDYPKKARAQGLNGTAQIAIFTALMTASNFEHAYRQFINLKLKKDDQLALATVLVQCAGSEMQYNPYYALVGGKACLLNSRIRFAIQDRLWKIFRSLGESMFGEAPEEDETADAERMKDERRITNVAKFYAALVADSTLTIAILKPLELPEANHWASMFVQLFIIALLKECRTKNKSSEENIRLEKIFGPARELPGLAAGIHWMLRKKIRKTKLISAKELKKLEGVCEKAQILVRPAAIEI
- a CDS encoding hypothetical protein (BUSCO:58286at5125); its protein translation is MADSHMSHDEFFAKLGELFSYRKGSDHGSIYLSQKRLVYGQDIPKPSEEEPSPDINPGKPLPLIVKATNGKGKRDRSKKVKLSTVVNPEDLEAFYVRYADVCKAGMTALKPRDRSKKKAKAKKKKATA